From the genome of Pirellulaceae bacterium:
GTTCGATCTCGTAGGTCCATTCCGCCATGCCGACCGAGTCGATACCCAGCAGCACTAAACTATCGGTTAGCTCAGGGCGCGAGCCAAATTTCTCAGCAAATTGGCTGATTAAACTCTCTTCGATCGACGGCACGCTCGGCCCCTCTTTCACGGATCCACGACTCATGATTGACAAGAGATTGTAGGTCAACTTGCCGCGTAGGTGATAGCCGTCTGCAGCGAAAATCCACAAAATGTTCCCGACGACTCACGACGGCTCTGAACGTCCGCGACTACACAATCAGCCATATTTGCTGGGTGCGACCAGCGGACTATTGGTAGCTACCGTTGCCAGTCGGAGTGGGCCAACCGCGTTTCCACCGTCAGGCGACGGTAGCTACCGCAGTAGGCGCATGGGCTGCTCGCCTTACTCACCCAGTTGCTCCACTTCGCGGTACACTTCATCGCGACTTCTCAATTGCAAGAATAATGCTTTCTTTTGGTTGGGCAACGCGTAGTCAAAACCTTGATGGATCAGAAAACGATCCGACGAACTGATGGCCATCACCTCCATAACCCCCAGTGTGCGAGCCAGCGCTACGCAGTGCTCGACCAACACCGCACCTAAACCTCGGCCTTGATGGGCATCCTGCACCACCAGACACTGAATCTCCGACAACTTCTTCGAATAGACCTCGACTGCCGAAAAGCCGACGATGTGCTGCTGCCACAGAATAACGAACCCCGTAGTCATCAAGTGCAGCATTTCAGCTTTAGTCCGCCGCAGGATAACACGTTGTTCGATGAATGGCTTGAGCAGCGCCATGACGCCGGCCAAATCATCGGGCTGGGCAGCGCGGATCGAGTAACCTTCGGGAAGTTGTGGGTGTTGAAACTGCGTCACTTAGGGTCCTGCTTTACAAATGGAGCTGCCAACCATGAGGGGTGGTGCATGGAGCAAATACAAGCTGAAATCGGCGGTTGTTCACACGGTCGTTCACGTGGAAGCTCTATAAAATTCTGTTCAAACCGATTGGTCCGACCACGAAAAACACTATGACACCACACCTCATTGTTAGACCACTCAACAGCCAATATGGTAACAAGTCCGGTTTGTAACAAGTCCGGTTGGTTCAGGTCGTGCGCAATCGAATGGCACTCAGTAGAGCGGGCAGAAGCAACGCGACCACGCCCACTCCATACCACGGTCCACACCACATCAGTGCTACGGCGGCATCCATGAAAATCAGCGACAGCAATGCATGGCGCACAGACAGTTGCACTTTGCGCGATACAGGATGCAAGACTCCGGCCAGTGCGCGATTGAGTACAGTCAGGCCGATCAACACAATCAGAATCGGATAGTAGCTGGTGGGACTTAGGTACCAAGACACTGGGCGCCCCGGCTCCCACCAGTATAAGCAGGCCAGAATCACCAGACCCGCCACCTCTAGCAGCGTCCCCAGCGAAAGCGTTAGCGGTGAACTATCACCCGCCTCGTGCCGCGCGTACGTGGTGACTCCACAAATGTAAACTCCGACAGCTGCAGCATAAGCCACTAAAGTTTGCGGAAATCGCTCGACGACCGAGAACTCTTGCCCCCAGTGAATCGCCAAAAAACTGAAGCCCACCATCAAGATGTTCAGCGCTCGACAAGCCCCCATCAGCATTGGTCCCAGCAACGTCGCTTTGATTGCCGAGTTATACAGGCGAATGGCTACCCACAGTGCCAGGCTACTGACAATGGCCGCGATCATCCACACGGTATCGATCGCCCGATGATAACTGGCCATTAGCAAGAGCATCAGAGGCCCCAGCATCAGCATTCCTGTGGCCACATGCCCGGCGACCACCGGTGAGATACGACCAGCGGCTAGCGGGCGGCTGGGTCGGGTGCGACGATC
Proteins encoded in this window:
- a CDS encoding acyl carrier protein; protein product: MSRGSVKEGPSVPSIEESLISQFAEKFGSRPELTDSLVLLGIDSVGMAEWTYEIEQAYKIKVDDELLHVETIQELADYIRQRQSV
- a CDS encoding GNAT family N-acetyltransferase, whose amino-acid sequence is MALLKPFIEQRVILRRTKAEMLHLMTTGFVILWQQHIVGFSAVEVYSKKLSEIQCLVVQDAHQGRGLGAVLVEHCVALARTLGVMEVMAISSSDRFLIHQGFDYALPNQKKALFLQLRSRDEVYREVEQLGE
- a CDS encoding UbiA family prenyltransferase: MEPSSQRRQVAVDPLRWGRIGDWAQLVRLPAVFTLLSNCAAAALLSVGSLAPLTVVLPICGISVLAYWAGMILNDVHDVEEDRRTRPSRPLAAGRISPVVAGHVATGMLMLGPLMLLLMASYHRAIDTVWMIAAIVSSLALWVAIRLYNSAIKATLLGPMLMGACRALNILMVGFSFLAIHWGQEFSVVERFPQTLVAYAAAVGVYICGVTTYARHEAGDSSPLTLSLGTLLEVAGLVILACLYWWEPGRPVSWYLSPTSYYPILIVLIGLTVLNRALAGVLHPVSRKVQLSVRHALLSLIFMDAAVALMWCGPWYGVGVVALLLPALLSAIRLRTT